One stretch of Gouania willdenowi chromosome 16, fGouWil2.1, whole genome shotgun sequence DNA includes these proteins:
- the LOC114478632 gene encoding membrane progestin receptor delta-like isoform X1, translating to MLSIKLPQLFHSHQIPKVFREDSIISGYRRPHSSALDCVLSSFQLTNETLNIWTHFLPTWYFLWRLCALCSSMNVLSDSYTWPLLIYMLLICVYPFTSSCAHTFSSMSPESRHVCYFFDYGALSLYSLGKNRPCDLRLAPSFHPVRNCCGTTTQPIGFHCVVRQDQRDL from the exons ATGCTGAGCATCAAACTGCCCCAACTCTTCCACAGCCACCAGATCCCCAAG GTGTTCAGGGAGGACAGCATCATCTCCGGCTACAGACGCCCTCACAGCTCAGCCTTAGACTGCGTCCTCAGCAGCTTCCAACTGACCAATGAGACGCTCAACATCTGGACACACTTCCTGCCAACATG GTACTTCCTGTGGCGTCTGTGCGCTCTCTGCTCCTCTATGAACGTGCTGAGCGACAGCTACACGTGGCCGTTGCTGATCTACATGCTGCTGATCTGTGTGTACCCGTTCACCTCCAGCTGTGCTCACACCTTCAGCAGTATGTCCCCAGAGTCACGACACGTCTGCTACTTCTTTGACTACGGAGCGCTCAGCCTCTACAGCCTCGGTAAGAACCGACCATGTGACCTACGCCTTGCTCCCAGTTTCCACCCAGTCCGTAACTGCTGTGGAACCACAACGCAGCCGATCGGTTTCCAttgtgtcgtacgacaggaccaacgtgatttatga
- the LOC114478632 gene encoding membrane progestin receptor delta-like isoform X2, producing the protein MLSIKLPQLFHSHQIPKVFREDSIISGYRRPHSSALDCVLSSFQLTNETLNIWTHFLPTWYFLWRLCALCSSMNVLSDSYTWPLLIYMLLICVYPFTSSCAHTFSSMSPESRHVCYFFDYGALSLYSLVGSVL; encoded by the exons ATGCTGAGCATCAAACTGCCCCAACTCTTCCACAGCCACCAGATCCCCAAG GTGTTCAGGGAGGACAGCATCATCTCCGGCTACAGACGCCCTCACAGCTCAGCCTTAGACTGCGTCCTCAGCAGCTTCCAACTGACCAATGAGACGCTCAACATCTGGACACACTTCCTGCCAACATG GTACTTCCTGTGGCGTCTGTGCGCTCTCTGCTCCTCTATGAACGTGCTGAGCGACAGCTACACGTGGCCGTTGCTGATCTACATGCTGCTGATCTGTGTGTACCCGTTCACCTCCAGCTGTGCTCACACCTTCAGCAGTATGTCCCCAGAGTCACGACACGTCTGCTACTTCTTTGACTACGGAGCGCTCAGCCTCTACAGCCTCG ttggttctgtgtTGTGA